A region of Pseudomonas marginalis DNA encodes the following proteins:
- a CDS encoding response regulator yields MSKVSVLVVDDASFIRDLVKKCLRNYFPGIKLEDAVNGKKAQTILMRESFDLVLCDWEMPEMSGLELLTWCREQPHLKAMPFVMVTSRGDKENVVQAIQAGVSGYVSKPFTNEQLLNKVKQALHKVGRLDALVASAPTKMNSAFGNDSLSALTGGKPEAVRAAPVAAAASAPSKGLLNNAPPVQAPGAAPTGGRGQGQLRLSSGTQQCVIKALSIKEALLVVRRGEVLPQVLESAVLDLEQGDNAEVARLNGYLHAIVAFEPKPDSDWLQLTFRFIDQDAQKLDYISRLIARGTAQKHFVPGA; encoded by the coding sequence ATGAGTAAAGTCAGTGTATTGGTGGTGGATGACGCCTCGTTTATCCGCGACCTGGTGAAGAAGTGCCTGCGCAACTACTTCCCCGGGATCAAGCTTGAAGATGCGGTAAACGGCAAGAAGGCCCAGACCATCCTGATGCGCGAGAGCTTCGACCTGGTGCTGTGCGACTGGGAAATGCCGGAGATGTCCGGCCTGGAGCTGTTGACCTGGTGCCGTGAGCAACCGCACCTCAAGGCCATGCCGTTTGTGATGGTGACCAGCCGTGGCGACAAAGAGAACGTGGTCCAGGCGATCCAGGCCGGGGTTTCCGGTTACGTCAGCAAACCGTTCACCAACGAGCAACTGCTGAACAAGGTCAAGCAAGCCCTGCACAAGGTCGGTCGCCTCGACGCCCTGGTCGCCAGCGCGCCGACCAAGATGAACTCGGCCTTCGGCAATGATTCCCTGAGTGCCCTGACCGGTGGCAAGCCTGAAGCCGTACGTGCAGCCCCCGTTGCGGCGGCTGCGTCTGCGCCAAGCAAAGGCCTGCTTAACAACGCCCCGCCGGTCCAAGCGCCAGGCGCTGCACCCACTGGCGGCCGTGGCCAGGGCCAGTTGCGCCTGTCCAGCGGCACTCAGCAATGCGTGATCAAGGCGCTGAGCATCAAGGAGGCGCTGCTGGTGGTGCGTCGCGGTGAGGTCCTGCCTCAGGTACTGGAAAGTGCCGTGCTCGACCTGGAACAGGGCGACAACGCCGAGGTGGCGCGTCTCAACGGCTACCTGCACGCCATCGTCGCCTTCGAACCCAAGCCGGACAGTGACTGGCTGCAACTGACCTTCCGCTTTATCGACCAGGATGCGCAGAAGCTCGACTACATCTCCCGCCTGATTGCGCGCGGTACGGCGCAGAAGCATTTTGTGCCGGGGGCCTGA